One genomic window of Candidatus Scalindua japonica includes the following:
- a CDS encoding tetratricopeptide repeat protein — protein MDEFKKTRRKRRQKNTGMIESTDNPAKRYRRSRSSRGTKFWILFVVVPIIVVLCASIGSYGLYKKRKASRYENTKQGLQQGSIYAKLNRHNDAIKEYKKALEKNPQDINILYQLGISYIKLKEFDKAVSAFKTALKIKPNYSKARFQLAVIRLTKAKELRKLGESESVVLEILLDAEDICREIIEKDNNFIQAYALLGEVHFLQGLLDDAIIDYKRILKIDNSYVNGHIALARLYVNKGSLDMAEEECKLVLSEFEPDNKMVQFLLATIYEQKGMYDEAVSLLMRMSEDAPGNTMVNIQLGLLYLKLSKFDEALEQADKVASPLPPAVYFIKGSVLLQRKKFKEAITLLKEAVISLPKLVEPHYFLAHALSGIGRFEEAKTEFKTAINLAPNFVPAKIGLAKLLSSAGWHKETIDLCNEVLELKPDNVDAMQLLGLAYIKEQDFENAEKQFRKIQEIDSSVGDINMAYLSLTSGQLSKCIRQCEEILHTDPETVKIYDILGLAHIRRGDFDSGIEQFKKALKLNQNSISTLVNLAKVYVVAERIDEAKKILKTTLSTNPDNLKVLSLLAGIYQRESNVDESAKIFERIIEIDPDLIDGYGLASMYFLQGKTDESIDLYNKALKLIPENVVILTNLALSYQQKENYVASLKYCTKAIELRPENPSYKFMLANIFIAKGAHSAAKEQIESIPSFSGDQKNAFLELIDLSQLDEKKGKQIALALNKIIFLRQGGLLDLAIKECKKAIEIFPENIIPKVILANTYLSLKRNEEAIAVYSEIVKEKPEFASSYYDLGMAYILSGNQDQALSTYQMLDDNDEGSVSARLVLAGTLMKDGDAEKAEKAAKIVGDVIKIDPNNLMAQSLLGKMSLADKDYSKAETAFTKMIELKGDTFEGHFNMARMKLSQGEYEECIQHCKVALRTKPVDVRIHNILGVAYMRKGMLKDAALSFNKIIDINSDFIPAYLNLAHMNMVAQKPGIASLLYKAALKVDSDSVEARIGLGNSYALLNDNVLAIAEFETVIKKYPNNIDAHVALARSNIALGNNTKAKQAVMNALSIDTDNPIARSVLTKIYVIDEDMQQAIKQLEWVLVKSPKTIEVYDLGVLYVDIGEFDKAISVYKQGVDNFPGNHLLWCNLAVTYQLGKDYKSAKTAFNKALTIQPDGIIPNLCMIHLYMAKGEIDNARQHLKNLTIIGDVNKRRYLRLLELCGKDVEVADKVSHHLSRAIIYSNNRWSKRIINEYDELIKMVPGNAVAYNAKADNLVLIRQYDKAIKAYKKIIEIEPESPDAYIKLAGVYRRSGDNDEALAQFRRVIRVDPENTIAHLNIGILTEAKGLLEESVNFYNKVIELDPNSSVAYNNLAWLYASKMKNKIEEALVLAKKAKELNPNNPAIADTLGWIYYLDADYDNAVSELRAAARNATWNPSIRYHLGAAYYKKGILRDALREMERALKISSTFPEAEDAKEIIEKIIINKVRGNSSK, from the coding sequence ATGGATGAATTTAAAAAAACACGCAGGAAACGTAGGCAAAAAAACACTGGTATGATCGAGAGTACCGATAATCCGGCGAAGAGATACAGACGCTCCAGGAGTTCCAGGGGTACGAAGTTCTGGATTTTGTTTGTGGTAGTTCCAATAATTGTCGTGTTGTGTGCGTCTATAGGCTCTTACGGTTTATACAAAAAGAGAAAAGCATCTCGTTACGAAAATACTAAACAAGGTCTGCAGCAAGGATCGATATATGCAAAATTAAATAGACATAATGATGCAATTAAAGAGTATAAAAAGGCGTTGGAGAAGAACCCTCAGGATATCAATATCCTCTATCAATTGGGCATTTCATATATCAAGTTAAAGGAATTTGACAAAGCGGTAAGTGCGTTTAAAACTGCCCTCAAAATCAAACCGAATTACTCAAAAGCACGTTTCCAGTTGGCAGTCATTAGATTAACTAAGGCAAAAGAGTTAAGAAAGCTTGGTGAGAGTGAATCTGTTGTTTTAGAAATACTGTTGGATGCTGAAGATATATGCAGAGAGATAATAGAGAAAGATAATAATTTCATACAGGCGTATGCTTTATTAGGGGAAGTTCATTTCTTACAAGGATTACTTGATGATGCCATAATAGATTATAAACGTATACTCAAAATTGATAATTCATATGTAAATGGTCATATTGCTCTTGCCAGGTTGTACGTGAACAAAGGTAGTTTAGATATGGCAGAGGAGGAGTGTAAATTAGTGCTGTCAGAATTTGAACCCGATAATAAGATGGTGCAGTTTCTCTTAGCGACAATTTACGAGCAAAAAGGCATGTATGATGAGGCCGTTTCATTATTGATGCGGATGAGCGAGGATGCGCCTGGTAATACGATGGTGAACATACAATTAGGTTTATTATATTTGAAACTGTCTAAATTTGATGAGGCACTTGAGCAAGCCGATAAAGTTGCTTCTCCGCTGCCACCGGCAGTATATTTTATTAAAGGAAGTGTGTTGCTGCAAAGAAAAAAATTCAAGGAAGCTATTACCCTCTTGAAAGAGGCAGTTATTAGCTTGCCTAAACTGGTAGAACCACACTATTTTCTGGCACATGCTTTATCAGGGATTGGGCGTTTTGAGGAAGCTAAGACTGAGTTTAAAACTGCCATCAACCTCGCTCCAAATTTCGTTCCCGCAAAAATTGGTCTTGCGAAGCTCCTGTCGAGCGCGGGTTGGCATAAAGAAACAATTGATCTGTGTAATGAAGTCCTTGAACTCAAACCTGACAATGTGGATGCGATGCAATTGCTTGGTCTGGCATATATTAAAGAACAAGATTTTGAAAACGCTGAAAAACAGTTTCGGAAAATTCAAGAGATAGACTCATCTGTTGGTGATATTAATATGGCCTATTTGAGCCTTACTTCGGGACAGTTAAGCAAGTGTATACGTCAGTGTGAGGAGATTCTCCATACTGATCCTGAGACAGTAAAAATTTATGATATTCTGGGTCTGGCACACATAAGACGAGGTGATTTCGATAGTGGTATTGAACAATTTAAGAAGGCCCTGAAGTTAAATCAGAATTCAATATCTACTCTTGTTAATCTTGCAAAGGTTTACGTAGTAGCTGAAAGAATAGATGAGGCGAAGAAAATACTGAAAACAACGTTATCAACAAATCCGGATAATTTAAAAGTATTGTCTTTATTAGCAGGTATATATCAGAGGGAAAGCAATGTTGATGAGTCGGCAAAAATCTTTGAACGGATAATAGAAATAGACCCTGATTTAATTGACGGTTATGGATTAGCCAGTATGTATTTCTTGCAGGGTAAGACAGACGAGTCGATTGATTTGTATAATAAGGCGCTTAAACTCATTCCTGAAAATGTTGTAATACTTACGAATCTTGCCCTATCGTACCAACAAAAGGAAAATTATGTAGCATCTCTCAAATATTGTACAAAGGCAATTGAATTAAGACCTGAAAATCCATCTTATAAGTTTATGTTGGCAAATATTTTTATTGCTAAAGGTGCACATAGCGCCGCGAAGGAGCAAATTGAATCTATACCATCTTTCTCAGGTGACCAGAAAAATGCGTTTCTTGAATTAATAGATTTATCCCAATTGGACGAAAAGAAAGGAAAGCAGATAGCACTTGCATTAAATAAAATAATCTTTCTGAGGCAAGGTGGTTTATTAGATTTGGCAATAAAAGAGTGTAAAAAGGCAATTGAGATTTTTCCTGAAAATATAATTCCTAAAGTAATCCTGGCTAATACCTATCTCAGTTTAAAGCGTAACGAGGAGGCGATTGCAGTATATTCTGAAATTGTCAAAGAGAAACCGGAGTTTGCGTCCTCTTATTATGATCTGGGAATGGCATATATTTTGAGCGGTAATCAGGACCAGGCACTTTCAACGTATCAAATGCTTGATGATAATGATGAGGGGTCTGTGTCGGCTCGCCTGGTACTTGCAGGTACTCTTATGAAAGATGGTGATGCGGAAAAGGCGGAAAAGGCGGCAAAGATAGTTGGGGATGTTATAAAAATAGATCCGAACAATTTGATGGCTCAAAGTTTGTTGGGTAAGATGAGCCTTGCGGATAAGGATTATTCAAAGGCAGAAACCGCATTCACGAAGATGATTGAATTAAAGGGTGATACTTTTGAAGGTCATTTTAATATGGCAAGAATGAAATTATCTCAAGGTGAATATGAAGAGTGTATTCAGCACTGTAAGGTGGCATTGCGAACAAAGCCTGTAGATGTGCGAATACATAATATCCTGGGAGTTGCTTATATGAGGAAAGGTATGTTAAAAGATGCGGCATTATCTTTTAATAAAATAATAGACATTAATTCTGATTTTATTCCGGCTTATCTGAATCTTGCACATATGAACATGGTTGCGCAAAAGCCTGGCATAGCTTCTCTTTTGTACAAAGCTGCACTGAAGGTGGATTCTGATTCAGTTGAAGCTCGAATTGGCTTAGGAAATTCATACGCGCTATTGAATGATAATGTACTTGCTATTGCTGAATTTGAGACGGTGATAAAAAAATATCCTAACAATATTGATGCTCATGTTGCATTGGCAAGAAGCAATATTGCTCTGGGTAATAACACGAAGGCAAAACAGGCAGTAATGAATGCTTTAAGCATAGACACTGATAATCCAATAGCACGTTCTGTGCTAACGAAGATATATGTAATAGATGAAGATATGCAACAGGCAATAAAACAGTTGGAATGGGTTTTGGTAAAAAGCCCTAAAACAATAGAAGTTTATGATCTTGGGGTTTTGTATGTGGACATTGGAGAGTTTGATAAGGCTATATCAGTTTATAAGCAGGGTGTAGACAATTTTCCTGGTAATCACTTATTGTGGTGCAATCTTGCAGTTACTTATCAATTAGGTAAGGATTATAAAAGTGCTAAAACTGCTTTTAATAAGGCATTAACAATTCAGCCGGATGGTATTATTCCAAATTTGTGCATGATTCATTTATATATGGCTAAAGGTGAAATAGATAATGCGAGACAGCATTTGAAAAACTTGACAATAATCGGAGATGTAAACAAGCGGAGGTATCTGCGTTTGTTGGAATTGTGTGGTAAGGATGTGGAAGTAGCTGATAAGGTATCACATCATTTATCACGGGCTATTATTTATTCTAATAATAGATGGTCCAAACGTATTATAAACGAATATGATGAGTTGATAAAAATGGTACCTGGCAATGCTGTTGCATATAATGCAAAGGCAGATAATCTGGTATTGATTCGACAATATGATAAAGCAATAAAAGCTTATAAGAAAATAATAGAAATAGAGCCGGAATCTCCGGATGCTTATATTAAACTTGCCGGTGTATATAGACGTAGTGGGGACAATGATGAGGCATTGGCTCAGTTTAGAAGGGTAATACGTGTTGATCCTGAGAATACTATTGCTCACTTGAATATAGGCATTTTGACAGAAGCCAAAGGTCTGCTTGAGGAATCAGTCAATTTTTATAATAAGGTAATAGAATTAGACCCGAATTCTTCGGTTGCGTACAATAACCTTGCATGGTTATATGCATCAAAAATGAAGAATAAAATTGAAGAAGCATTGGTGCTGGCAAAAAAAGCAAAGGAACTTAATCCGAATAATCCAGCCATTGCCGATACTCTTGGGTGGATTTACTATTTGGATGCTGATTATGACAATGCTGTTTCGGAGCTTAGAGCTGCGGCGCGTAATGCGACATGGAACCCTTCTATACGTTATCACCTTGGGGCTGCTTATTACAAAAAGGGGATTCTGAGAGATGCATTGAGAGAGATGGAACGTGCATTAAAAATTAGTAGCACTTTTCCTGAGGCGGAAGATGCAAAAGAAATTATTGAAAAAATAATAATAAACAAGGTAAGGGGCAACAGTAGTAAGTGA
- a CDS encoding group II intron maturase-specific domain-containing protein — translation MLPPLLFNIINTIAVTVNYYFTPHDSKRSQGVNLKTVIGRLIPVIREHVNYFRPGDLQVVYGRLECWIRMRLRCFKCSIKRRTDNRRFPIRRLRRMGLLSFEQYLLSKCTKV, via the coding sequence TTGCTACCGCCTCTTTTGTTTAATATAATAAACACTATTGCTGTCACTGTCAACTATTATTTCACACCTCATGACTCTAAACGATCACAAGGCGTTAACCTGAAAACAGTTATTGGCAGACTCATTCCTGTGATAAGAGAGCACGTCAATTACTTTCGACCTGGCGATTTACAGGTAGTATATGGAAGATTAGAATGTTGGATACGCATGAGGCTGAGATGCTTTAAGTGCTCAATAAAACGGAGGACTGACAACAGACGTTTTCCAATACGCCGGTTGAGAAGAATGGGGTTACTGTCATTCGAACAATACTTACTCAGCAAATGTACTAAAGTATGA
- a CDS encoding PEP-CTERM sorting domain-containing protein, producing the protein MMLMFYRKCSTIAVLSGIVTLMVFCSTVMATPVESVFSDPANGWMQFADDDGIATGHGGQNFDTEYLFYKIDGDNLSIGLQTGFDVETGRNGTGRYYTGDLALSFDGDHSGFGGSGYEYALDFGLQTRDLRKRSQGDPQNIDANVHGTIGTSGIDVAGLYENVEWYNGHMQVNTDDGDGEDEPPFAMNEGDIVANALQYNIGDLGTNSFYRIVTFDTTLVSEASDGSYSVHAHYTMNCGNDSIHGGFAVVNSSNSSEPVPEPATVVLLGIGLIGLGGVYIRRRYIRRLSENV; encoded by the coding sequence ATGATGTTAATGTTTTATAGAAAATGCAGTACTATAGCCGTATTGTCAGGTATTGTCACGTTGATGGTATTCTGCTCAACGGTGATGGCTACACCAGTTGAGTCGGTTTTTTCTGACCCTGCCAATGGGTGGATGCAGTTTGCGGATGATGACGGTATCGCTACCGGACACGGAGGTCAGAACTTCGATACGGAATATCTCTTTTACAAGATTGATGGTGATAATCTTTCAATAGGGCTGCAGACAGGGTTTGATGTGGAAACCGGAAGGAATGGTACTGGTAGATATTATACGGGAGACCTTGCGTTATCATTTGATGGCGATCACTCAGGGTTTGGCGGCAGCGGATATGAGTATGCTCTGGACTTTGGATTACAAACCAGAGATTTGAGGAAAAGGTCCCAGGGAGACCCACAGAATATCGATGCTAACGTCCACGGTACCATCGGTACGTCCGGTATAGATGTTGCTGGCTTGTACGAGAATGTAGAGTGGTATAACGGCCATATGCAAGTTAATACGGATGATGGTGATGGTGAAGACGAACCTCCATTTGCAATGAATGAGGGTGATATTGTAGCCAACGCTCTGCAGTACAATATTGGGGATTTGGGAACGAACAGTTTTTACAGAATAGTTACATTTGATACAACTTTGGTTTCTGAGGCATCTGATGGAAGCTATTCAGTGCACGCCCACTATACAATGAACTGTGGGAATGATTCAATCCATGGTGGTTTTGCTGTTGTTAATAGCTCTAACAGCTCTGAGCCTGTCCCTGAACCTGCTACTGTGGTTCTGTTAGGAATCGGTCTGATTGGGTTGGGAGGAGTATATATTAGAAGGAGATATATACGACGCCTAAGTGAGAATGTTTAA
- a CDS encoding M20 metallopeptidase family protein has translation MNIVSKELFQHMVRIRREIHMYPELGYQEENTATIITRELKRLGIEATTGIGKTGVIGRINKSNDTGPVVALRADMDALAIQEETGLEFSSKTEGVMHACGHDGHVAMLIGAASLLKESLQTGSVLLVFQPAEEGGGGAQKIMESGLLVKAEAIFACHLDRHYKTGKLVVQAGTISAFTDRFDITITGKGGHAAQPHDAVDAIVVASLIVMSLQTIVSREVNPLYPSIVSVGRIEGGSVPNAVAEKAKLSGTIRTTDTQIRDQIMSGITRIVDAAGTLHNAKVSVNFTMGYPSVINTVEESEIAKTAVINSIGHNALVDTKFACMGGEDFSYYLEKIPGCLVRLGSQKKGLECIPAHSSTFDFDEDALGIGAAFLAEAAKLTIERLS, from the coding sequence ATGAATATTGTATCAAAAGAGTTGTTTCAACATATGGTTCGAATACGTCGTGAAATCCATATGTATCCGGAGCTTGGTTATCAGGAAGAGAATACTGCTACCATCATAACCAGGGAATTAAAGAGGCTTGGTATTGAAGCAACTACAGGAATTGGGAAAACCGGTGTAATAGGCCGTATAAATAAAAGTAATGATACAGGGCCTGTTGTAGCCTTGAGGGCAGATATGGATGCATTGGCTATCCAGGAAGAGACAGGGCTTGAGTTTTCTTCAAAAACAGAGGGTGTAATGCATGCATGTGGTCATGACGGGCATGTCGCAATGCTGATCGGGGCAGCCTCTTTACTTAAAGAATCTCTTCAAACGGGCAGCGTGTTACTTGTATTCCAACCGGCAGAAGAAGGCGGTGGTGGAGCGCAGAAAATCATGGAATCGGGACTGCTTGTTAAAGCAGAAGCAATATTCGCATGCCATCTGGACAGACATTACAAGACAGGAAAATTAGTAGTACAAGCCGGTACGATCTCGGCATTTACCGATAGATTCGATATTACAATTACAGGTAAGGGAGGCCACGCCGCACAGCCTCACGATGCAGTTGACGCAATTGTAGTAGCCAGTCTTATAGTAATGTCCCTTCAGACTATCGTTTCCAGAGAAGTAAATCCCTTGTATCCCTCAATTGTATCGGTAGGGCGGATCGAGGGAGGTTCTGTGCCTAATGCGGTAGCAGAGAAGGCTAAACTTTCCGGTACAATACGTACGACAGACACGCAGATAAGAGATCAAATAATGTCTGGTATAACACGTATCGTAGATGCTGCCGGGACACTTCACAACGCAAAAGTCAGCGTAAACTTTACTATGGGCTACCCGTCAGTTATAAATACCGTGGAAGAGTCTGAAATCGCAAAAACTGCTGTCATTAATTCCATTGGACACAATGCTCTGGTTGACACCAAATTTGCTTGTATGGGTGGTGAAGATTTCTCCTATTATCTGGAAAAAATCCCCGGATGCCTGGTAAGATTGGGATCGCAGAAGAAGGGGTTGGAATGCATACCCGCTCACAGCTCTACATTCGATTTTGATGAAGACGCCCTGGGTATCGGCGCTGCATTCCTTGCTGAAGCAGCAAAACTGACTATTGAGCGTTTATCTTAA
- a CDS encoding DNA polymerase domain-containing protein, which produces MDMKFKKVSFHENEILFGRDSTPFITAVEFDGNNSVEIFFRKKDKVASKKEVFKPFILLEDTIHMEGWNGTYEAKRLNGDAYYKYLVFLETWSDLQLLLKHFKKKTGATPASLSAPFLFLNDPVHQYLVFSGQTLFKEMLYIDLVRLQLDIETYCAEGYEFSNPYRDEDRITLISLSDSSGWEYVISGKEYGEKEMLEVMVEQINLRDPDVIEGHNIFNFDLTYISARARRYKVPLAIGRNKQVLKSHQSRLNIAERTISYKKFEIYGRHIVDTYLLAQMYDVTARNLESYGLKNVARHFNLASPDRTYIDPDRLSWYFDNKPDELLKYGLDDVRETRAISEILGQSFYYQTQIFPYSFQNTIIRGNATKINSLFIREYISSGHSIPRTSQSREYSGGYTDMFLQGVINRVLYCDVQSLYPSIMLTFKYFPKVDELNIFHSLLGDLKDFRLKTKEMMSTAETKSEKMYFDALQSTFKILINSFYGYLGFAYGHFSDFEEANKVTAKGREIIKSMIEWLEDNDCKVIEIDTDGIYFVPPGRVKQEEDEEEIINELSSALPEGINLELAGRYKAMFSYKIKNYVLLDYDDKIIIKGSGLRSRGLELFQRRFMEEMFLHLLKGEGEKMDGLLDKYEKELTDHKWDKKMFIKKETLKESLATYSEKVSKKKRSAAAAYELALKSERSYQPGDQVSYYVIGDKSRVRVFDNCKLASQWDREEPDENVEYYKKKLKTLYDKFKPFFE; this is translated from the coding sequence ATGGATATGAAATTCAAAAAAGTATCTTTTCACGAGAATGAGATTCTATTTGGTCGTGATTCTACTCCTTTTATTACGGCTGTTGAGTTTGATGGTAATAATAGTGTAGAGATTTTTTTTCGTAAAAAAGATAAAGTTGCATCAAAGAAGGAAGTATTTAAACCTTTTATTTTATTGGAAGATACTATCCATATGGAAGGATGGAACGGTACGTATGAGGCAAAGAGGCTTAATGGAGATGCTTATTATAAGTACCTGGTCTTTCTGGAAACCTGGTCAGATTTGCAGCTATTGTTAAAGCATTTTAAGAAGAAGACCGGAGCAACTCCGGCAAGTTTGAGCGCTCCTTTTCTCTTTTTAAATGATCCGGTTCATCAATACCTTGTTTTTTCAGGACAAACACTCTTTAAAGAGATGTTATATATTGATCTTGTCAGACTACAGCTTGACATCGAAACATACTGTGCTGAGGGGTATGAGTTTTCAAATCCATATAGAGATGAAGACAGAATTACTCTGATATCTCTTTCGGACAGTAGTGGTTGGGAGTATGTAATCTCAGGAAAAGAATATGGTGAGAAAGAGATGCTGGAGGTTATGGTTGAACAGATAAATTTAAGAGACCCTGACGTAATCGAAGGTCATAACATATTTAATTTTGATTTAACTTACATATCGGCGCGTGCGAGAAGGTACAAGGTTCCTTTGGCTATTGGCCGCAATAAACAGGTACTTAAATCTCATCAGTCACGTTTAAATATTGCAGAGAGAACAATCTCTTATAAAAAATTTGAGATATATGGTCGTCATATTGTGGATACGTACTTACTGGCACAGATGTATGATGTTACTGCCAGGAATCTGGAGAGTTATGGCCTTAAGAATGTAGCCAGGCATTTTAATCTTGCTTCTCCGGATAGAACGTACATAGATCCGGACAGGTTAAGTTGGTATTTTGATAATAAGCCAGATGAACTTTTAAAATATGGCCTGGATGATGTCAGGGAGACAAGGGCAATAAGCGAAATCCTGGGCCAGAGCTTTTATTATCAGACGCAGATATTTCCATACTCGTTTCAGAATACTATTATCAGAGGCAATGCGACTAAAATTAATTCTCTTTTTATTAGGGAATATATAAGTTCAGGTCATTCGATTCCCCGGACATCCCAGTCCAGAGAGTACTCAGGTGGATACACAGATATGTTTCTTCAGGGTGTGATCAACAGAGTTTTATACTGTGATGTTCAGTCACTGTATCCATCCATAATGTTAACCTTTAAATACTTTCCGAAAGTTGACGAGCTGAATATCTTTCATTCACTATTGGGTGACTTGAAGGATTTCAGATTAAAGACAAAGGAGATGATGTCTACTGCTGAGACAAAATCTGAAAAAATGTATTTTGACGCGCTCCAGTCCACGTTCAAGATACTCATTAATTCATTTTATGGTTATCTGGGTTTTGCGTATGGACACTTCAGTGATTTTGAAGAGGCAAACAAAGTAACGGCAAAAGGACGTGAAATTATTAAATCCATGATTGAATGGCTGGAGGATAACGATTGTAAGGTGATAGAGATTGATACAGACGGTATATACTTTGTTCCTCCCGGCAGAGTTAAACAGGAGGAGGATGAGGAAGAGATCATTAATGAATTATCCAGTGCGCTGCCTGAAGGTATAAATCTTGAGTTAGCCGGCAGATATAAAGCAATGTTCAGCTATAAAATCAAGAACTACGTACTCCTTGATTATGATGACAAAATAATTATCAAGGGATCTGGTCTGCGTTCAAGAGGTTTAGAGCTTTTTCAACGCAGGTTTATGGAGGAGATGTTTCTTCATTTGCTTAAGGGAGAGGGTGAAAAGATGGATGGTCTTCTGGATAAATACGAAAAAGAGCTGACAGACCACAAGTGGGACAAAAAGATGTTTATAAAAAAGGAGACCCTGAAAGAGTCCCTTGCTACCTATTCCGAAAAGGTAAGTAAAAAGAAGAGGAGCGCTGCCGCGGCCTATGAACTCGCCCTTAAGTCAGAACGCAGCTATCAGCCGGGTGATCAAGTATCTTATTATGTAATTGGTGATAAGAGCAGGGTGAGGGTATTTGATAACTGCAAACTTGCTTCACAGTGGGACAGGGAAGAACCGGACGAAAATGTAGAGTATTATAAAAAAAAGCTTAAAACGCTATATGATAAATTTAAGCCGTTTTTCGAATAA
- the floA gene encoding flotillin-like protein FloA (flotillin-like protein involved in membrane lipid rafts) has protein sequence MININIPLLVASKEVLTIGIVIASIFLILFLLLIFKYGWLYIQALASGANVALIQLIGMTFRRVNARTIVDSRIMAKKAGLDYDTPQLEAHYLARGNVPNVIRALIAADKAKIDLGFDRACAIDLAGRDVLDAVKTSVNPKVIDCPDPDKGRQTIDAVAMDGIQLRTKARVTVRANIERLVGGATEETIIARVGEGIVTTIGSAETHKRVLENPDSISKRVLEKGLDSGTAFEILSIDIADIDVGDNIGAKLQADQAEADKIVAQAEAEKRRAMAVARAQEMKALVEENRAKVVLAEAEVPKAISQAFREGNLGIMDYYHLKNIQADTEMRTSISKTSDDIPKM, from the coding sequence ATGATAAACATAAACATACCTTTACTAGTCGCATCCAAGGAAGTTTTGACAATTGGGATCGTTATCGCTTCCATCTTTTTAATTTTATTTCTTCTCTTAATTTTTAAATACGGTTGGTTGTATATACAAGCATTAGCGTCTGGCGCCAATGTCGCCCTCATCCAGTTAATTGGAATGACATTCCGACGTGTCAACGCGAGGACTATTGTTGATTCTCGTATTATGGCAAAGAAAGCAGGCCTGGATTACGACACTCCCCAGCTTGAAGCACACTACCTGGCAAGAGGTAACGTACCTAACGTCATCAGGGCATTAATTGCTGCTGATAAAGCAAAGATTGATTTGGGCTTTGACAGGGCCTGTGCAATAGATCTGGCAGGAAGAGATGTTCTCGATGCAGTTAAAACGAGTGTCAACCCAAAGGTTATTGATTGCCCTGATCCGGATAAAGGGAGACAAACTATTGACGCAGTGGCAATGGATGGTATCCAGCTCAGAACAAAGGCCAGAGTGACAGTGAGAGCAAACATAGAGCGATTAGTCGGAGGCGCAACGGAAGAGACAATCATCGCGCGCGTTGGAGAAGGGATCGTAACTACAATTGGTTCAGCAGAAACGCACAAGAGAGTGTTGGAGAACCCTGATTCAATATCAAAAAGAGTTTTAGAAAAAGGACTTGATTCCGGTACCGCATTTGAGATATTATCTATCGACATCGCTGACATAGATGTTGGAGATAATATAGGGGCTAAACTGCAGGCAGACCAGGCAGAAGCTGACAAAATAGTCGCCCAGGCAGAAGCTGAGAAACGCAGAGCAATGGCGGTAGCAAGGGCACAGGAAATGAAGGCATTGGTAGAAGAGAACCGGGCTAAAGTGGTCCTTGCAGAAGCAGAAGTGCCAAAGGCAATTTCTCAGGCATTCAGAGAGGGTAACCTTGGAATAATGGACTACTATCACCTGAAGAATATTCAGGCAGACACAGAAATGAGAACGTCTATTTCCAAGACAAGTGACGATATTCCAAAAATGTAG
- a CDS encoding NfeD family protein, which yields MSISGIITLYVIGLIAITIELFIPGAIVGICGAGCVITSIIFAYLHISNLLGHILLVIGICFIPIFFITWYKLLTKTFAVKASEKGFASSTDKRDELLSTEGVAITTLRPSGTANINGHKVDVISEGEMILKDTRIKVTEVKGNRIVVRPVKT from the coding sequence ATGAGTATATCAGGGATCATAACATTATATGTAATCGGCCTGATTGCGATAACCATAGAGTTATTTATACCAGGGGCGATAGTCGGAATTTGTGGTGCAGGCTGCGTTATTACAAGCATAATATTTGCATATTTACACATATCAAACCTGTTAGGACACATATTACTGGTTATAGGTATTTGCTTTATTCCAATATTTTTTATAACATGGTATAAACTTCTCACGAAGACTTTTGCCGTTAAGGCGTCAGAGAAGGGTTTTGCATCTTCTACAGACAAAAGAGACGAACTGTTATCAACTGAAGGTGTTGCAATTACTACACTGAGACCTTCAGGGACTGCGAATATAAACGGCCACAAAGTAGACGTCATCTCAGAAGGCGAAATGATATTAAAAGATACCAGGATTAAGGTTACAGAAGTAAAAGGAAATAGAATAGTAGTAAGACCAGTAAAAACATAA